A genomic segment from Nicotiana sylvestris chromosome 1, ASM39365v2, whole genome shotgun sequence encodes:
- the LOC104245582 gene encoding uncharacterized protein, giving the protein MQAGRGRGRRQYLQYEFCHLKGHTKENCYKIIGYPDDFVLKRSYGEGVRTQGDWQQILGIGNKNGTNTSKPGWNNPNVGKHGGNDVGNGKLGGWRREPMAMINSADVSTSSMQDMGDSSSGAVEHMGYHYLTNNQYNQILSLLNKESGEHQSNMAGSLE; this is encoded by the exons ATGCAAgcaggaagaggaagaggaaggagACAGTACCTTCAGTATGAATTTTGCCATTTAAAAGGACATACTAAGGAGAATTGTTATAAGATCATTGGCTACCCTGATGATTTTGTTCTAAAAAGGAGTTATGGTGAAGGAGTAAGGACTCAAGGTGATTGGCAACAGATTCTTGGCATTGGGAATAAGAATGGTACCAATACTAGTAAACCTGGGTGGAATAATCCTAATGTTGGCAAGCATGGTGGAAATGATGTTGGTAATGGCAAACTAGGTGGTTGGAGAAGAGAACCCATGGCTATGATCAACAGTGCAGATGTAAGTACATCTTCTATGCAGGATATGGGAGATAGTTCATCTGGAGCTGTTGAGCATATGGGATATCATTACTTAACCAATAACCAATACAATCAAATTTTGAGCCTCTTAAATAAGGAATCTGGAGAGCACCAGTCAAATATGGCAG GATCTTTGGAATGA